A segment of the Anguilla anguilla isolate fAngAng1 chromosome 6, fAngAng1.pri, whole genome shotgun sequence genome:
AGATCGACTTTGTCGCTCACGACGATATCCCATACTCCTCTGCTGGGAGTGACGACGTTTATAAGCACATCAAGGACGCGGGTGGGTGTCATGGTAACccggggggtggaggtgggacgtgctgattggctgggaatTGTTTCATGTGACAAGTGTTCTTTcgctcccacccctcccccctccaccccaggcATGTTTGCCCCCACCCAGCGGACAGAGGGCATCTCCACCTCTGACATCATCACTCGCATCGTCCGCGACTACGACTTGTACGTGCGTCGCAACCTGCAGCGAGGGTACACTGCCAAAGAGCTCAACGTTAGCTTCATCAACGTGAGTCCCCGCGTAATCACTGGTCACGCAAACAGACCTCTTGGGAGGGAACTGTTAAAATCTATGCacagggattaaaaaaaaaaaaactcaaatactGTTCTGTGAtctgctctgtgttcagttGATTGAGAGAGGAACTAATGACCACTTTGGGTgtgattatgacatcattcCTCTCAAAGTTCCATGACCTCCATATTGCAGTGATGCATGTGTTCAGAATTTATCCAGATGATGACCCACCCATAACTGATCTGGACAGTTCCAGTTTTAGGCTAAGCTGCTGGAAACTGGCACGCCACCAAATTGTGAGTACTGAGAATGTGAATGAGGCATCCGTTCTCACGCTGGCACACCGCCCCCTGTCTGCCAGGAGAAGAAGTACCACCTGCAGGAGCGCGTGGACAAGGTGAAGCGGAAGGTCAAGGACGTGGAGGAGCTCTCCAAGGAGTTTGTGCagaaggtggaggagaagaGCATCGACCTCATCCAGAAGTGGGAGGAGAAGTCGCGCGAGTTCATCGGCAACTTCCTGCAGATGTTCGGCCCGGAGGGGGCGCTggtgagcggggtgggggggagaagatccatgtttttttttttttgtgtgtgtgtagtgaggaAAAGGGCGTGTGTCGAGATTCACACTGCAGATGAGGCTCTGTCCTCCTCATCTGAGGGGCAGAAGCATTATCTCTCTCTGTGGACGTGGTGGAACCCGGACCATAAGATCACCTGCTACCATAAATAGCCTTGCTagcttgatgacttaaagctaTGTGGCCATCCAGGATGGGAGTCTTGAGAATGTACGTCATTTCTGGGTGAGAGGAcgtttaaatgaatgtaatgtaatgcgctgtccccccctccctcccccccccccacagaaacacatgctgaaagaggggaggggccggATGCTCCAGGCCATCAGTCCCAGGCAGAGCCCCAACAGCAGCCCGACCCGCGAGCGCTCCCCGTCCCCCACCTTCCGCCTCCCGTTCTTCACCCGgtcccccccgtcctcccccccGCACCACGGCCAGGGGTACCCCATCAGCGAGGACGACGAGGACGGAGAGGACTAGGGCTTTCCTCGCCTCCACCCGTCCCTAGCCCCCCCTCAACCAATCAGGACCTCCctgtccacccccaccccccctcaaccaatcagcacctccctctcccctccaccccccctaaACCAATCAACACCTCGCTCTCCGTTTCGCTTGTCTCGGTAGTCCCActtctctctatcgctctctccatctcattctgccccccccctccctccctcccctttgcGGCGCTGTAAAAATGGCCAGCTCAGCTCATATAACCAGAGCGGCTGGAATCCCTCAGGACggctgtgtttttaatggggggggggggggggtttatggtGCCGCCTGTCTTTCTGGAGGCGTGCCCACGCGCGCGGGCTACACCTGTCTCCAGGTACGGCGTGTCCTCGGGCCGCGCCACGCCTCCGAATTAGGGCGAGGCTGACGCCAAGTCCGAGTCGCCCTCTGGTCGGCACGTAGTGACAGAGTGCCATTTCTCCTCCCCTTTGTTCCAACACGCAACCCAGTGAcaacaccacacgcacacacacacacacacacacactatgagGACATACTGtccacctctttctctctctgaccacaCCCTCTACACTCTCACCCCTTTcccacatctccctccctccagaaATATCCAATCAGGTATTGTCCTCCTCTCGCAGACGGACTGTTCCAttcttggagggggggggagtgctcATTGTTTGGCAACTGTGTGGGAACATACCTAAGCCCGGTTTAAATGTGCTATGACTTAACCTCACGATTTAACCTTAACCACTGTACACAATTTGGGCATAGTTTTCCCTTcagaacacacgcacgcacggacgcacccaggcacgcgcgcacgcacgcacacacgcacgcgcgcacgcacgcacacagagggATGCCACTGTttattctggaatgttctgcgGCCCCACCCTTCCTCCTTTGAATTCCCTGGTTCTGTATTTCCACTGCTGGGGGAGCATCataccacgccccccccccccccctttaccacCAGTGACTGCCAGTGGCCTCCGGTTAGTGACAGAACATTTGGGTGTTGGGTCACCTGTTCTTGGATCAGTGTTTTTGGAGGCTGTGCCACGTACACAACACCTCacctttcttctttctctcagtctctcgtTCATCAGTCCCCAAAGCACAGAACACAACCAGTATGAAGCCATAACGTGGAGTGGAATGGTGTTGAATGATGcgattgtcattttttattactgtattactgttattaatatGAGCACTACttggttttttgtttaattttggaaattgGCTGTACTAGGCACAGTGGTCCTGCtctctgctgtgattggcaggtcGGATTCCTTCCCATCTTCCCATTGGCAAACGGAGTCAAGGTCCTGTCCAATCATTTCTTCCAGTCTTGTGCTCCACTGTGAACGCTAGTACATTTTTACTGGGTATGACGGTCTCCATATTTTAAAcacgtgattttttttgttttattattattattattattattattataataaaaattacAGCATAATGTATATTTACTAATATAgtttaaattgctttttaaaaaaagtatcgTTTCTGTTGTGATGAGGTTTGACCATCTACATTTCACTCTTGGAGCAGTCGGAATCCTCAAACCTTCACACCGAACTAAACATCTACCCCTGTACGCTTGTGAGGAATTGTAAATTACAACTTTCACATTCACAACTTTggccaaagtaaaaaaaaaaaaactttttgaaacTCCTAAACTGTGGTTGGTTTCGGGGAATACGAGTGCGTACGTCTGGGCTGACGGCTTCGATGTccttctgaaatgtgtgtgtgtggaattaaGGCCAgttcttcattctttttttgccaGTATCAGTGTTCTGAACtgagaattaaaaaatgcaaacgAAATCGTATTTTGACgaagtgcctttttttttaacccctcccctcccctctcctccccctcatagttataaatataaatgattcatCATCACACAGCGTCCCATGCAGACAGGCCGAGTCGGCCTCTCACCGTTCCTGTGACCGGCAGCCTTTCGGCCTGGTCAGAACGGGGGGCGGCAGAacggcatgctgggtaaggaAACGGGGCCCTATGGCGCAAAGGTCGCGGGCGCAGCCGAGCGCTGAGCGGGGCGCCGGACCTGCCGGGCCTCGGCGAAGcagccagctgtataaatagaccgcgtgtaaaaaaagaaaaaaaaaatctctctcccCGGATAAAGTCTGCCAAATACCGAAAAGGTACACGGC
Coding sequences within it:
- the LOC118230158 gene encoding choline-phosphate cytidylyltransferase A-like isoform X2 is translated as MESHSSHRQVSKKRRREGSNAEAEEGERPGKVPRCTVGVKDPAPFADQLATPATPYLRVSMEEARKGTPLERPVRVYADGIFDVFHSGHARALMQAKRLFPNTHLIVGVCSDDLTHKFKGFTVMNEDERYDAVSHCRYVDEVVRDAPWTLSPEFLAKHRIDFVAHDDIPYSSAGSDDVYKHIKDAGMFAPTQRTEGISTSDIITRIVRDYDLYVRRNLQRGYTAKELNVSFINEKKYHLQERVDKVKRKVKDVEELSKEFVQKVEEKSIDLIQKWEEKSREFIGNFLQMFGPEGALKHMLKEGRGRMLQAISPRQSPNSSPTRERSPSPTFRLPFFTRSPPSSPPHHGQGYPISEDDEDGED
- the LOC118230158 gene encoding choline-phosphate cytidylyltransferase A-like isoform X1 — protein: MALLKAGAGYRGTTQDTESFTTGDPEMESHSSHRQVSKKRRREGSNAEAEEGERPGKVPRCTVGVKDPAPFADQLATPATPYLRVSMEEARKGTPLERPVRVYADGIFDVFHSGHARALMQAKRLFPNTHLIVGVCSDDLTHKFKGFTVMNEDERYDAVSHCRYVDEVVRDAPWTLSPEFLAKHRIDFVAHDDIPYSSAGSDDVYKHIKDAGMFAPTQRTEGISTSDIITRIVRDYDLYVRRNLQRGYTAKELNVSFINEKKYHLQERVDKVKRKVKDVEELSKEFVQKVEEKSIDLIQKWEEKSREFIGNFLQMFGPEGALKHMLKEGRGRMLQAISPRQSPNSSPTRERSPSPTFRLPFFTRSPPSSPPHHGQGYPISEDDEDGED